The Streptococcus oralis region GCGAGCTCCCAGATGTTTAATGTGACCGACCGTGCTACTTTGAATGGTATTTTGGAGCGAACGGATGCCTATGCGACAGGTTCAGGATTTTTAGATAGTGACAGTGTCAATGGAATCACAGTCATTCGTCTCAAGGATAATCTAGATAATCGCATGGTCTATGTCAAACGGGAAGAAGTGGAGCTTAGCCAAGCTGGGACTCTTTTCGTAGAAGTCATGCAAGAATATTTTGATCAAAAGAGGAAATCATGAAAAAAAGAGGAATAGTAGCAGTCATTGTACTGCTTTTGATTGGGCTGGATCAGTTGGTCAAAAATTATGTTGTCCAGCAGATTCCACTGGGTGAAGTGCGTTCGTGGATCCCCAATCTCGTTAGTTTGACCTACCTGCAAAATAGAGGAGCAGCCTTCTCCATGCTGCAAGATCAGCAGTGGTTATTTGCTGTCATTACACTGGTCGTCATGGTGGGTGCCATTTGGTATTTACATAAACACATGGAGGATTCTCTCTGGTTAGTTTTTGGACTGACCCTGATAATAGCGGGAGGTCTGGGCAACTTTATCGACAGAATGAGTCAAGGTTTTGTGGTGGATATGTTTCACCTAGACTTTATCAACTTTGCGATTTTCAATGTTGCTGATAGCTATTTGACAGTCGGTGTGATTGTTCTATTGATTGCAATGCTTAAAGAGGAAGTAAATGGAAATTAAAATTGAAAGAGGTGGGCAACGTCTAGACAAGGCCTTATCGGATCTAACAGAATTGTCACGCAGTCTCGCGAATGAACAAATCAAGGCTGGACAAGTCTTGGTGAATGGGCAAGTCAAGAAAGCCAAATACACTGTCCAAGAGGGGGATATCGTCACCTACCATGTGCCAGAACCAGAGGTTTTAGAGTATGTGGCTGAGAATCTGCCGCTCGAGATTATCTACCAAGATGAGGATGTAGCCGTTGTTAACAAACCTCAAGGGATGGTGGTTCATCCCAGCGCAGGTCATACCAGTGGAACCTTGGTCAATGCCCTCATGTACCATATCAAGGACCTGTCAGGTATCAATGGGGTTCTCCGCCCAGGAATCGTTCACCGTATTGACAAGGACACGTCTGGTCTCCTTATGATTGCTAAGAATGATGAGGCCCACTTAGCACTTGCCCAAGAACTCAAGGACAAGAAGTCTCTCCGCAAATACTGGGCGATTGTTCATGGCAATCTTCCCAATGATCGTGGTGTCATTGAAGCTCCGATTGGTCGTAGTGAAAAAGATCGTAAGAAACAGGCTGTAACTGCTAAAGGAAAGCCAGCAGTGACTCGTTTTCAAGTCTTGGAACGCTTTGGAGATTATAGCTTAGTGGAGTTGCAACTGGAAACAGGACGTACCCACCAAATCCGTGTTCATATGGCTTATATTGGCCATCCAGTTGCTGGGGATGAGGTCTATGGTCCTCGTAAGACTTTGAAAGGACATGGACAGTTTCTCCATGCTAAAACTCTAGGATTTACCCATCCGAGAACAGGTGAAACCTTGGAGTTCACAGCAGATATTCCAGAGATTT contains the following coding sequences:
- the lspA gene encoding signal peptidase II, coding for MKKRGIVAVIVLLLIGLDQLVKNYVVQQIPLGEVRSWIPNLVSLTYLQNRGAAFSMLQDQQWLFAVITLVVMVGAIWYLHKHMEDSLWLVFGLTLIIAGGLGNFIDRMSQGFVVDMFHLDFINFAIFNVADSYLTVGVIVLLIAMLKEEVNGN
- a CDS encoding RluA family pseudouridine synthase, translating into MEIKIERGGQRLDKALSDLTELSRSLANEQIKAGQVLVNGQVKKAKYTVQEGDIVTYHVPEPEVLEYVAENLPLEIIYQDEDVAVVNKPQGMVVHPSAGHTSGTLVNALMYHIKDLSGINGVLRPGIVHRIDKDTSGLLMIAKNDEAHLALAQELKDKKSLRKYWAIVHGNLPNDRGVIEAPIGRSEKDRKKQAVTAKGKPAVTRFQVLERFGDYSLVELQLETGRTHQIRVHMAYIGHPVAGDEVYGPRKTLKGHGQFLHAKTLGFTHPRTGETLEFTADIPEIFKETLERLRKIENR